A region from the Sinorhizobium chiapasense genome encodes:
- a CDS encoding 3-hydroxyacyl-CoA dehydrogenase — protein MTALEAAKPKNTSGFTRDGRLFVLELSGDRIHSMNPDGSDRRTIVSNCRLPDGIVADVAAGHIYWTNMGIPNLNDGSIERADLDGGNRRVIIPQGVTHTPKQLHLDKGSGKLYWSDREGMRVMRANLDGSQVETLVETGRGDRDARDQTKWCVGITVDPKSGKIYWTQKGPDNGELGRILRASIEIPKGETATNRSDIEVLFDHLPEPIDLELDLANRILYWTDRGDPPRGNTVNRVPIDTKAEPEILATHLMEGIGIALDVPGNRMFVTDFAGSVYSADLQGKNERNFLYAQGNLTGIAYAEI, from the coding sequence ATGACAGCACTTGAAGCAGCCAAACCGAAAAACACATCGGGCTTCACCCGCGACGGGCGACTGTTTGTCCTCGAATTGAGCGGCGACCGCATTCACTCGATGAATCCCGATGGTTCCGACCGCAGGACCATCGTCAGCAATTGCCGCCTTCCCGATGGTATTGTCGCAGATGTTGCGGCTGGTCACATCTATTGGACCAACATGGGCATACCCAACCTCAACGACGGCTCGATCGAGCGCGCCGACCTCGACGGAGGGAACCGCAGGGTTATCATCCCGCAAGGTGTCACCCATACACCGAAACAGCTCCATCTCGATAAGGGAAGCGGCAAGCTCTATTGGAGCGATCGCGAGGGCATGCGCGTGATGCGCGCGAACCTCGACGGCTCGCAGGTCGAAACGCTGGTCGAGACCGGTCGCGGCGACAGGGATGCGCGCGATCAGACCAAGTGGTGTGTCGGGATTACCGTCGATCCCAAATCCGGGAAAATCTACTGGACGCAAAAGGGGCCCGATAATGGCGAATTGGGCCGCATCCTGCGCGCCAGTATTGAGATCCCGAAGGGCGAGACGGCGACGAACCGCTCCGACATCGAGGTGCTGTTCGATCACTTGCCCGAGCCGATCGACCTCGAGCTCGATCTGGCGAACCGTATCCTCTACTGGACCGACCGCGGCGATCCTCCGCGTGGCAATACGGTCAATCGTGTGCCGATCGACACAAAGGCTGAGCCAGAGATCCTGGCCACGCATTTGATGGAGGGCATCGGCATCGCCCTCGACGTGCCCGGCAACCGGATGTTCGTCACCGACTTCGCCGGCTCGGTCTATTCCGCCGATCTCCAAGGGAAGAATGAGCGCAACTTCCTCTACGCCCAAGGCAATCTCACCGGCATCGCTTACGCCGAAATCTGA